From a region of the Lepidochelys kempii isolate rLepKem1 chromosome 26, rLepKem1.hap2, whole genome shotgun sequence genome:
- the NEFM gene encoding neurofilament medium polypeptide, with product MSYTLDTLGNPSYRRMTESRAIYSRASASPSSGFRSQSWSRGSPSTASSPYKRSALGAPRVSYSSAVLSSSESLDLSQSSLLNGAGDFKLSRSSEKEQLQGLNDRFAGYIEKVHGLEQQNRAVEAEIAALRQKQAGRSQLGDAYEQELRELRRALEQVSHEKAQLQLDSEHVEEDIQRFKERFEEEARLRDETEATIRALRKDMEEASLVKAELDKKVQSLQDEVAFLRGNHEEEVAELLAQIQASHITVERKDYMKTDITAALKEIRSQLECHSDQNMHQAEEWFKCRYAKLTEAAEHNKEAIRTAKEEIAEYRRQLQSKSVELESVRGTKESLERQLNDIEERHSNDLSTYQDTIQQLENELRGTKWEMARHLREYQDLLNVKMALDIEIAAYRKLLEGEETRFSAFSGSITGPTFTHRQPTVTISSSKIQKSKAEPPKLKVQHKFVEEIIEETKVEDEKSEMDDALVAIAEELATGARQEEQKKEEEAVEEEIVAEKKAPVKAAAPKAEEEEEEKGEEEEEEEEAAKSDEAEEGGSEKEEAEEKSEKEEGEEAEQEEEEEEGEAEAEGKEAEVEIKKEKEPEGKSKEEAEKAAVEEKVEKVKASLAKSPPKSPAAEEAAEEQKASREEAEEGESEEQKVVKEGKEKETKEEKPGSPEKPGSPEKPGSPVKEEKAAVEETISVTKVTKVSVEKESKMKEGGSEGEESDQASKGSMKEDIAVNGEVDEKEEEKSKEKEVEEEDKGVVTNGLDVSPSEEKKGKSEEKVVVTKKVEKITSDGADSTTKYITKSVTVTQKVEEHEETFEEKMVSTKKVEKVTSHAVIKQVQDSD from the exons ATGAGCTACACCCTGGACACGCTCGGCAACCCCTCCTACCGGAGGATGACCGAGAGCCGGGCCATCTACAGCCGGGCCAGCGCCTCCCCGTCCAGCGGCTTCAGGTCGCAGTCCTGGTCCCGGGGCTCCCCGAGCACCGCCTCCTCCCCGTACAAGCGCAGCGCCCTGGGCGCGCCGCGGGTGTCCTACAGCTCCGCCGTGCTGAGCTCCTCCGAGAGCCTGGACCTCAGCCAGTCCTCCCTGCTCAACGGGGCCGGGGACTTCAAGCTGAGCCGCTCCAGCGagaaggagcagctgcaggggctgAACGACCGCTTCGCCGGCTACATCGAGAAGGTGCACGGCCTGGAGCAGCAGAACCGGGCGGTCGAGGCGGAGATCGCCGCCCTGCGCCAGAAGCAAGCCGGGCGCTCGCAGCTGGGCGACGCCTACGAGCAGGAGCTGCGGGAGCTGCGCCGCGCCCTGGAACAGGTGAGCCACGAGAAGGCGCAGCTCCAGCTGGACTCGGAGCACGTGGAGGAGGACATCCAGCGCTTCAAGGAGCGCTTCGAGGAGGAGGCCCGGCTGCGCGACGAGACCGAAGCCACCATCCGCGCCCTGCGCAAGGACATGGAGGAGGCCTCCCTGGTCAAGGCGGAGCTGGACAAGAAGGTGCAGTCGCTGCAGGACGAGGTGGCCTTCCTGCGGGGCAACCACGAGGAGGAGGTGGCCGAGCTCCTCGCCCAGATCCAGGCGTCCCACATCACGGTGGAGAGGAAGGACTACATGAAGACCGACATCACCGCCGCCCTCAAGGAGATCCGCAGCCAGCTGGAGTGCCACTCCGACCAGAACATGCACCAAGCCGAGGAGTGGTTCAAGTGTCGCTACGCCAAGCTCACCGAGGCGGCGGAGCACAACAAAGAGGCCATCCGCACGGCCAAGGAGGAGATCGCCGAGTACAGGAGGCAGCTGCAGTCCAAGAGCGTGGAGCTGGAGTCGGTGCGGGGCACCAAGGAGTCCTTGGAGAGGCAGCTGAACGACATCGAGGAGCGCCACAGCAACGATCTCTCGACCTACCAG GACACAATTCAGCAGTTGGAAAACGAGCTGAGgggtacaaaatgggaaatggcacGTCATTTGAGGGAATACCAGGATCTCCTCAATGTCAAGATGGCGCTGGATATTGAAATTGCTGCATACAG GAAACTACTGGAGGGTGAAGAGACAAGATTCAGTGCCTTCTCGGGAAGCATTACTGGTCCCACATTTACACACAGGCAACCCACGGTCACAATATCATCTAGTAAAATACAGAAATCAAAAGCTGAGCCGCCAAAGCTAAAGGTCCAGCACAAATTTGTAGAAGAAATCATTGAAGAGACAAAGGTGGAGGATGAAAAGTCTGAAATGGATGATGCCCTGGTAGCCATTGCAGAGGAACTGGCAACCGGAGCCAGGCAGGAAGAACAGAAGAAGGAAGAAGAAGCAGTGGAAGAGGAAATTGTAGCTGAGAAGAAAGCTCCAGTGAAAGCAGCTGCACCCAaagctgaagaagaagaagaggagaagggagaagaagaggaggaggaggaggaggctgcaaaATCTGATGAAGCAGAAGAAGGAGGTTCTGAAAAAGAAGAAGCAGAGGAAAAGAGTGAAAAGGAAGAGGGTGAGGAGGCTGagcaggaagaagaagaagaagaaggcgAGGCCGAAGCCGAGGGAAAGGAAGCTGAGGTGGAgattaagaaagaaaaggaaccTGAAGGGAAGAGCAAGGAAGAGGCTGAAAAGGCTGCAGTAGAAGAGAAGGTGGAAAAAGTGAAAGCGTCTTTAGCAAAATCTCCACCTAAATCTCCTGCAGCAGAAGAGGCTGCGGAAGAACAGAAGGCATCAAGAGAAGAAGCTGAAGAAGGAGAAAGTGAAGAACAGAAAGTGGTGAAGGAAGGTAAAGAGAAGGAAACAAAGGAGGAGAAGCCGGGATCCCCAGAGAAGCCGGGATCCCCAGAGAAGCCGGGATCCccagtgaaagaagaaaaggctGCGGTGGAAGAGACCATCTCGGTCACAAAGGTAACAAAAGTCAGTGTAGAGAAAGAGTCCAAAATGAaggaagggggcagtgaaggagaggaaagtgaccaggcCTCCAAGGGGTCCATGAAAGAAGACATTGCAGTGAATGGGGAGGTGgatgagaaggaggaggagaaatccAAAGAAAAAGAAGTGGAGGAGGAAGACAAGGGTGTGGTCACCAATGGCCTGGATGTGAGTCCATCTGaagagaagaaagggaagagcgAAGAGAAAGTTGTGGTCACCAAAAAGGTGGAGAAAATCACGAGCGACGGTGCGGACAGTACAACCAAATACATCACCAAGTCTGTGACAGTCACCCAAAAGGTAGAGGAGCATGAGGAAACTTTTGAAGAGAAAATGGTTTCCACCAAGAAGGTTGAGAAAGTCACTTCTCATGCTGTAATAAAGCAAGTACAAGACAGCGACtaa